Proteins from a single region of Haloplanus sp. GDY1:
- a CDS encoding ABC transporter substrate-binding protein — protein MESTPTRRSFLVAAGAAGATGLSGCLGGTDAGAGGEATPTGTATGTPIPGESSLLLNWKPSGLHVPYFTAKAKGFYEEEGLTLDAIETGEGSTFSAKQAGLGNVDFAVTSSDQVLNINSRGLSPQSVGVVMQRSPAVVFSTRETFGGELTDVEQLAGKTVGTGPGMVRMLTSLLLAEAGVREDVEMVDTGYDTVQQLLAGEIDAAGGVFGDAISAEAQDYTVDSIPVANAIPSYGHVIAAERDWAAANPEAVRAFLRATARGAAWAQQRPGEATDLLVEANGVLSESRDQQRRKWETMAGEFMLSDAVRDHGWGWSEAEPWRVVRDALADADALGGEVDPSAVWTNDYLDTDSRYVGSYADVV, from the coding sequence ATGGAATCCACACCGACGAGACGATCGTTTCTCGTCGCGGCGGGCGCTGCCGGGGCGACGGGGCTCTCGGGATGTCTCGGCGGGACGGACGCCGGGGCCGGCGGGGAGGCGACACCCACCGGCACGGCCACGGGGACGCCGATCCCGGGCGAGTCGTCGCTGCTCCTCAACTGGAAGCCGAGCGGGCTCCACGTCCCCTACTTCACCGCGAAGGCGAAGGGGTTCTACGAGGAGGAGGGGCTGACGCTCGACGCCATCGAGACGGGAGAGGGATCGACGTTCTCGGCGAAGCAGGCCGGCCTCGGCAACGTCGACTTCGCGGTCACGAGCAGCGATCAGGTGCTGAACATCAACAGCCGGGGCCTCTCACCGCAGTCGGTGGGGGTCGTGATGCAGCGGAGTCCGGCGGTGGTGTTCTCGACGCGGGAGACCTTCGGCGGCGAACTGACCGACGTCGAGCAACTCGCCGGCAAGACGGTCGGCACCGGTCCGGGGATGGTGCGGATGCTCACCTCGCTGCTCCTGGCGGAGGCGGGCGTCCGCGAGGACGTCGAGATGGTCGACACCGGCTACGACACGGTCCAGCAGCTCCTCGCGGGCGAGATCGACGCCGCCGGCGGCGTCTTCGGCGACGCCATCAGCGCCGAGGCCCAGGACTACACCGTCGACAGCATCCCCGTCGCGAACGCGATCCCCTCCTACGGCCACGTGATCGCGGCGGAGCGGGACTGGGCCGCAGCCAACCCCGAGGCCGTCCGGGCGTTCCTCCGGGCGACCGCCCGCGGGGCCGCGTGGGCTCAGCAGCGCCCCGGCGAGGCGACCGACCTGCTGGTCGAGGCGAACGGCGTCCTCTCGGAGTCCCGCGACCAGCAGCGCCGGAAGTGGGAGACCATGGCCGGGGAGTTCATGCTGAGCGACGCCGTCAGGGACCACGGCTGGGGGTGGAGCGAGGCCGAACCCTGGCGGGTCGTCCGCGACGCCCTCGCGGACGCGGACGCCCTGGGCGGCGAAGTCGACCCGAGCGCCGTCTGGACCAACGACTACCTCGACACCGACTCCCGATACGTGGGGTCGTACGCCGACGTCGTCTGA
- a CDS encoding ABC transporter substrate-binding protein → MRVREFPVLGDEDERAVEAFAAGLDREAARVLAYLVGREDTDRFSGEAASRLAVRVGVDLGRGRVSDVLATLTDSGLVTETTVESEAPGRPPKGWRADAGHDRTVERVRALHSEALLDRAASVAASLGDDVGVDAGARSGTLDPVAVGLNWEPNGLHAPLFAGRYDVDVSFTGRRGSRAALSAVADGDVDVALTGAATLLRAHADGHDVIPLALYYQRAMVVLYTTRETFGGPLRSVEDVRGRRVAMPAGSETGALGRLFLSQAGVVDDVTVVRADGEEREALLDGDADVATGVFTDPLELEAAGHDVDSVLVADHFPVPGPAFVVRRETLRDRPAALRGFLEGAMAGWSAAKVDPAAAVDALDGRGGERDAAERRKLAQALDRFADSDAVEKNGWGWHSVETWQRLRIALDQADAL, encoded by the coding sequence GTGCGAGTTCGAGAGTTTCCCGTCCTCGGCGACGAGGACGAACGAGCGGTCGAGGCGTTCGCCGCGGGACTCGACCGCGAGGCGGCGCGGGTCCTCGCCTATCTGGTCGGGCGCGAGGACACCGACCGCTTCTCCGGCGAGGCGGCGTCGCGGCTGGCCGTCCGCGTCGGCGTCGACCTGGGTCGCGGCCGGGTCTCCGACGTCCTCGCCACGCTCACCGACAGCGGTCTGGTCACCGAGACGACCGTCGAGAGCGAGGCGCCGGGCCGTCCCCCCAAGGGCTGGCGCGCCGACGCCGGCCACGACCGGACGGTCGAGCGCGTGCGCGCCCTCCACTCCGAGGCGCTGCTCGACCGGGCGGCGTCGGTCGCCGCGAGCCTCGGCGACGACGTCGGCGTCGACGCCGGCGCACGGTCGGGGACCCTCGATCCGGTCGCGGTGGGGCTCAACTGGGAGCCCAACGGTCTCCACGCGCCCCTGTTCGCGGGGCGCTACGACGTCGACGTGAGCTTCACGGGCCGTCGCGGCTCCCGCGCCGCGCTGTCCGCGGTGGCCGACGGCGACGTCGACGTGGCGCTCACCGGCGCCGCGACGCTGCTTCGCGCCCACGCCGACGGTCACGACGTGATCCCCCTCGCGCTCTACTACCAGCGGGCGATGGTCGTCCTCTACACCACCCGCGAGACGTTCGGGGGTCCGCTCCGGAGCGTGGAGGACGTGCGCGGCCGTCGGGTCGCCATGCCCGCCGGCTCCGAGACGGGGGCGCTCGGGCGGCTCTTCCTGTCACAGGCCGGCGTCGTCGACGACGTGACCGTCGTCCGCGCCGACGGCGAGGAGCGCGAGGCGCTGCTCGACGGCGACGCCGACGTGGCGACCGGCGTCTTCACCGATCCGCTGGAACTGGAGGCCGCCGGCCACGACGTGGATTCGGTGCTCGTGGCCGACCACTTCCCGGTCCCCGGGCCCGCCTTCGTCGTCCGCCGGGAGACGCTCCGGGACCGTCCCGCCGCGCTCCGGGGGTTCCTCGAAGGCGCGATGGCCGGCTGGAGCGCCGCCAAGGTCGACCCCGCGGCGGCGGTCGACGCCCTCGACGGACGAGGCGGCGAGCGGGACGCGGCCGAGCGGCGCAAACTCGCCCAGGCGCTCGACCGCTTCGCGGACAGCGACGCCGTCGAGAAGAACGGCTGGGGGTGGCACTCCGTCGAGACGTGGCAGCGGCTCCGGATCGCCCTCGATCAGGCGGACGCGCTATGA
- a CDS encoding PGF-CTERM sorting domain-containing protein, with translation MATRRKFLIGAAATTAGLAGAVGSTTAQATTFELELTEEGFVGRAPSSIAGTTNPTLEVEAGSQYSIEWTTSFIPESSQAGTSRHNLVVAAEDGIVYRGEYVFETGVTRSASFQATGGLTEYFCEEHMGEGGEFSVSGGMTATPTETDGGGMDDGGDATATPTESDGDMGDGDGGDGGDGGDGGGETSGGGPGFGVGAALTAIGAGAYGALKRNGDE, from the coding sequence ATGGCGACGCGAAGAAAGTTCCTGATCGGTGCTGCAGCAACGACGGCAGGGTTAGCCGGCGCCGTGGGATCGACGACGGCACAGGCAACGACGTTCGAACTGGAGCTGACGGAAGAAGGGTTCGTCGGCCGCGCCCCCTCCAGCATCGCGGGGACGACCAACCCGACGCTGGAAGTCGAAGCGGGCAGTCAGTACTCCATCGAGTGGACCACCAGCTTCATCCCCGAGAGCAGTCAGGCAGGCACGTCACGCCACAACCTCGTGGTCGCGGCGGAGGACGGCATCGTCTACCGCGGCGAGTACGTCTTCGAGACCGGCGTGACCCGCTCGGCGTCCTTCCAGGCTACCGGCGGCCTCACGGAATACTTCTGTGAGGAACACATGGGCGAAGGTGGCGAGTTCAGCGTCTCCGGCGGCATGACGGCGACGCCCACCGAAACCGACGGCGGCGGCATGGACGACGGCGGCGACGCGACGGCGACGCCCACGGAATCCGACGGCGACATGGGCGACGGCGACGGCGGCGACGGCGGTGACGGCGGCGACGGCGGCGGTGAGACCTCCGGCGGCGGCCCCGGCTTCGGCGTCGGCGCAGCCCTGACCGCGATCGGTGCGGGCGCCTACGGCGCGCTGAAGCGCAACGGCGACGAGTAG
- a CDS encoding ABC transporter permease — protein sequence MSTSDRRLAAVETPTVSGGTVRSVLGHAWPPVAVFVVVVGCWQWFVTATGVPEVILPSPVDVATAAVAARGTLLAATGVTAATAALGLVGGVVVGLTLAFAMVGSRAAAAILHPYLIALRIAPLIAVAPLVFLWIGDGVLSRAALVTTMTVFPVAIASVDGLRSVPREYTDLARSVRASPARTFLRVRVPAAAPSVFAGVKLAAALAVVGTVVAEFLTLQSGLGYRLFHTAEFLRTSATFATLGALTLLGLGFYLVPAAVERRLDWG from the coding sequence ATGTCGACCTCCGATCGGCGACTCGCGGCCGTCGAGACGCCGACGGTGAGCGGCGGGACCGTCCGGTCGGTCCTCGGCCACGCCTGGCCCCCCGTCGCGGTGTTCGTCGTCGTCGTCGGCTGCTGGCAGTGGTTCGTGACGGCGACCGGCGTCCCGGAGGTGATCCTCCCCTCGCCGGTCGACGTGGCGACGGCGGCCGTGGCGGCCCGGGGGACGCTGCTCGCGGCGACGGGCGTCACGGCGGCGACGGCGGCCCTCGGCCTCGTCGGCGGGGTCGTCGTCGGTCTCACCCTCGCCTTCGCGATGGTCGGGTCGCGGGCGGCGGCCGCGATCCTCCACCCCTACCTGATCGCGCTGCGCATCGCGCCGCTGATCGCGGTCGCCCCCCTCGTCTTCCTCTGGATCGGCGACGGCGTCCTCTCGCGGGCCGCCCTCGTCACCACCATGACCGTCTTTCCCGTCGCAATCGCGTCGGTCGACGGGCTCCGGTCGGTCCCCCGAGAGTACACCGACCTCGCCCGCTCGGTTCGGGCGTCGCCGGCGCGGACCTTCCTCCGGGTCCGGGTGCCCGCGGCCGCGCCGAGCGTCTTCGCCGGCGTGAAACTCGCCGCCGCGCTGGCCGTCGTGGGCACCGTCGTCGCGGAGTTCCTCACCCTCCAGTCCGGGCTCGGCTACCGGCTGTTCCACACCGCCGAGTTCCTGCGGACGAGCGCCACCTTCGCGACCCTGGGCGCCCTCACCCTCCTCGGCCTCGGCTTCTACCTCGTGCCCGCGGCGGTGGAGCGGCGCCTGGACTGGGGCTAG
- the fdhF gene encoding formate dehydrogenase subunit alpha, with protein sequence MSSESSGEQDGPTKTICPYCGVGCGIQITQDDDGEVNFRPWGDAPVNEGSICIKGGAATQSVNHEDRLTDPLIRDDDGELREASWDEAYDLVVDEMERIRDDHSAQAMGFYGCSKAMNEENYLIQKLARRYGTNSVDTCTRMCHSSTVYALKNSLGEGAMTNSMADLEEAADVFWIQGANPGEQHPIANSQYFRQAVLEGATVIQVDPHANKTTRSFEIDETDRHMHLQLEPGTDIPLLNVVIKTVLENGWVDEEFVEERTEGFEHLEETLADFDKEEAAEECGVPLEDIELAAEKYAKANNAAIFTGMGMSQHTCGVDNVQNEINLALITGNLGRPGTGVNPLRGQNNVQGASDVGAMPNVLPGYRDVSDPEVRADVEEVWDFEIPSTPGLTNVEVSHEIGETIHGLYIMGENPVMSEPDTNQVEKRLEELDFMVVQDIYKTETAEYADVILPATSWAERDGTVVNTDRRTQRMRGVDKVHPNTKHDLEILCDVGNRLFGDGSFDFDGPEEVFEELRQVAPIFHGMTYDVLGEEGVHWPCYEPGDEGDPYLYEDGFTTESGLGQIEGVRHQPPKEVPDDEYPLILTTGRIIEHYNTGTMSRRSETLNRVEPENFVDVHPNDAENYGIEDGDYVTLRSRRGEIEVEARVTEDIKEGTVWTTPHFADAAGNRLTNDVLDERAKIPEYKAAAAEIEVTVDTADAPADD encoded by the coding sequence ATGTCATCCGAATCAAGCGGCGAACAGGACGGGCCGACCAAGACGATCTGCCCGTACTGCGGCGTGGGGTGTGGGATCCAGATTACGCAGGACGACGACGGGGAAGTCAACTTCCGGCCGTGGGGCGACGCGCCGGTCAACGAGGGGAGCATCTGCATCAAGGGCGGGGCGGCGACCCAGTCGGTCAACCACGAGGATCGGCTGACCGACCCGCTGATCCGCGACGACGACGGCGAACTCCGTGAAGCCTCCTGGGACGAGGCCTACGACCTGGTCGTCGACGAGATGGAGCGCATCCGCGACGACCACAGCGCGCAGGCGATGGGCTTCTACGGCTGTTCGAAGGCGATGAACGAGGAGAACTACCTCATCCAGAAGCTCGCCCGTCGCTACGGCACCAACAGCGTCGACACCTGTACGCGGATGTGTCACTCCTCGACGGTGTACGCGCTCAAGAACAGCCTCGGCGAGGGCGCGATGACCAACAGCATGGCAGACCTGGAGGAGGCCGCGGACGTGTTCTGGATCCAGGGCGCCAACCCCGGCGAACAGCACCCCATCGCCAACAGCCAGTACTTCCGACAGGCGGTGCTGGAGGGGGCGACCGTCATCCAGGTCGACCCGCACGCGAACAAGACGACGCGGTCGTTCGAGATCGACGAGACCGACCGCCACATGCACCTCCAGCTCGAACCGGGGACGGACATCCCGCTGCTGAACGTCGTCATCAAGACCGTACTGGAGAACGGCTGGGTCGACGAGGAGTTCGTCGAGGAGCGCACCGAGGGCTTCGAGCACTTGGAGGAGACGCTGGCGGACTTCGACAAGGAGGAGGCCGCCGAGGAGTGTGGCGTCCCCCTGGAGGACATCGAACTCGCCGCCGAGAAGTACGCCAAGGCGAACAACGCGGCCATCTTCACGGGCATGGGGATGAGCCAGCACACCTGCGGCGTCGACAACGTGCAAAACGAGATCAACCTCGCCCTCATCACCGGGAACCTGGGCCGTCCGGGCACGGGCGTCAACCCCCTCCGCGGCCAGAACAACGTGCAGGGTGCCTCCGACGTGGGCGCGATGCCGAACGTCCTCCCCGGCTACCGCGACGTCTCCGACCCCGAGGTTCGCGCCGACGTCGAGGAGGTGTGGGACTTCGAGATCCCCTCGACGCCCGGGCTGACGAACGTCGAGGTCTCCCACGAGATCGGCGAGACGATCCACGGGCTCTACATCATGGGCGAGAACCCCGTGATGAGCGAACCCGACACCAACCAGGTCGAGAAGCGCCTGGAGGAACTGGACTTCATGGTGGTCCAGGACATCTACAAGACCGAGACCGCCGAGTACGCCGACGTGATCCTGCCCGCCACCTCGTGGGCCGAGCGCGACGGAACGGTCGTCAACACCGACCGCCGCACCCAGCGGATGCGCGGGGTCGACAAGGTCCACCCGAACACGAAACACGACCTCGAGATCCTCTGTGACGTCGGGAACCGCCTGTTCGGCGACGGCAGCTTCGACTTCGACGGTCCGGAGGAGGTGTTCGAGGAACTCCGGCAGGTCGCGCCCATCTTCCACGGCATGACCTACGACGTGCTCGGCGAGGAGGGGGTCCACTGGCCCTGCTACGAACCCGGCGACGAGGGCGACCCCTACCTCTACGAGGACGGGTTCACCACCGAGAGCGGCCTCGGTCAGATCGAGGGTGTGCGCCACCAGCCGCCGAAGGAAGTGCCCGACGACGAGTACCCGCTGATCCTCACCACCGGTCGGATCATCGAACACTACAACACGGGGACGATGAGCCGTCGCTCCGAGACGCTCAACCGCGTCGAGCCCGAGAACTTCGTCGACGTCCACCCGAACGACGCCGAGAACTACGGCATCGAGGACGGCGACTACGTGACCCTTCGGTCCCGGCGCGGGGAAATCGAGGTCGAGGCTCGCGTCACCGAGGACATCAAGGAGGGGACGGTGTGGACGACGCCGCACTTCGCCGACGCCGCTGGCAACCGGCTCACGAACGACGTGCTCGACGAGCGGGCGAAGATCCCCGAGTACAAGGCCGCAGCCGCGGAGATCGAGGTCACGGTCGACACCGCCGACGCCCCGGCGGACGACTAA
- a CDS encoding ABC transporter permease, giving the protein MSVAERVPLPDVTLPVAGLVAAVGCWWAVTVAFAIPPFLLPSPAAVAARLAGDPALYLSSAAETLRKVLVGGAVGVVAGFAIAVLVATIPLLKRAIYPYLVAMRVLPKIAVAPLFLIYFGVGFGTAVLFVALVVFFPVVVGTAAGLSRTPEAHLDLLRSVDADPVRTFLAVRLPHALPDVFAGLKQAVTLAVVGAVVAEWILSNDGLGSLILVASENVQVDVMLAALAVLLPIGFLLYGGVTLCQRAVAWA; this is encoded by the coding sequence ATGAGCGTCGCGGAACGCGTTCCGCTCCCCGACGTGACGCTCCCGGTCGCGGGACTGGTCGCCGCCGTCGGCTGCTGGTGGGCGGTCACCGTCGCCTTCGCCATTCCCCCCTTTCTCCTGCCGTCGCCGGCCGCCGTCGCCGCCCGCCTCGCCGGCGACCCCGCGCTCTACCTGTCGAGCGCCGCCGAGACGCTCCGGAAGGTCCTCGTCGGCGGCGCCGTCGGGGTGGTCGCCGGCTTCGCCATCGCCGTCCTCGTCGCCACGATCCCCCTGCTCAAGCGGGCGATCTACCCCTACCTCGTCGCGATGCGCGTCCTCCCGAAGATCGCGGTCGCGCCCCTCTTTCTCATCTACTTCGGCGTCGGCTTCGGGACGGCCGTCCTCTTCGTCGCCCTCGTCGTCTTCTTCCCCGTCGTCGTCGGGACGGCCGCGGGCCTCTCGCGGACGCCCGAGGCCCACCTCGATCTGCTCCGGTCGGTCGACGCCGACCCCGTCCGGACCTTCCTCGCAGTACGGCTGCCCCACGCCCTCCCCGACGTCTTCGCCGGCCTGAAACAGGCGGTCACGCTGGCCGTCGTGGGCGCCGTCGTCGCGGAGTGGATCCTCTCGAACGACGGCCTCGGCTCCCTGATCCTCGTCGCCTCGGAGAACGTGCAGGTGGACGTGATGCTCGCCGCGCTCGCGGTGTTGCTCCCCATCGGGTTCCTCCTCTACGGCGGCGTGACGCTCTGTCAGCGCGCGGTCGCGTGGGCCTAG
- a CDS encoding ABC transporter substrate-binding protein, with protein sequence MTETVTFQLNWEPNGFQAPYFLARREGFYEEEGLDVEFVEGHGSPFAAEQTAKGRSDLGLAGGSAVLSVRSQGLEPLAVAAVSQKTPATVYSLRDVFGEPFTDPEQLRGRTVGPSATKTRILTLQLLEDRGIRDEVTVNDVQKHTHHRVEHQLLDGDVDAAVGVVTNGKELEREYDRTADELLIGDYLDVYGMTVVTNPEFAASNPGTIRSFLRATARGWELATNDPDRAVDALIDRNAQLEHNREVEHMKFLASAEDLQFTEFVREAGWGHFDGGRWENLAEMLAETDLLESPVDPGAAWTNEYVDDDDPVIANYADRIGR encoded by the coding sequence ATGACGGAGACGGTCACCTTCCAGTTGAACTGGGAGCCGAACGGCTTCCAGGCACCGTACTTCCTCGCGCGCCGCGAGGGCTTCTACGAGGAGGAGGGCCTCGACGTGGAGTTCGTCGAGGGTCACGGCTCGCCCTTCGCCGCCGAACAGACCGCGAAGGGTCGAAGCGACCTCGGCCTCGCCGGTGGGAGCGCCGTCCTCTCGGTGCGGAGCCAGGGGCTCGAACCGCTGGCGGTCGCCGCGGTCAGCCAGAAGACGCCGGCGACGGTCTACAGCCTCCGGGACGTCTTCGGCGAGCCGTTCACCGATCCCGAACAGCTCCGGGGACGGACGGTCGGCCCGTCGGCGACCAAGACCCGGATCCTCACCCTCCAGTTGCTGGAGGACCGGGGCATCCGCGACGAGGTGACGGTCAACGACGTCCAGAAACACACGCACCACCGCGTCGAACACCAGTTGCTCGACGGCGACGTCGACGCCGCGGTGGGGGTCGTCACCAACGGCAAGGAACTCGAACGGGAGTACGACCGGACGGCCGACGAACTCCTGATCGGGGACTACCTCGACGTCTACGGCATGACGGTCGTCACCAACCCCGAGTTCGCGGCGTCGAACCCGGGGACGATCCGCTCGTTCCTGCGAGCGACCGCCCGGGGGTGGGAACTGGCGACGAACGACCCCGATCGGGCCGTCGACGCGCTGATCGACCGGAACGCCCAGCTCGAACACAACCGCGAGGTCGAACACATGAAGTTCCTCGCGTCCGCCGAGGACCTCCAGTTCACCGAGTTCGTCCGCGAGGCGGGCTGGGGACACTTCGACGGCGGACGCTGGGAGAACCTGGCCGAGATGCTGGCGGAGACGGACTTGCTCGAATCGCCCGTCGACCCCGGGGCGGCGTGGACGAACGAGTACGTCGACGACGACGATCCGGTGATCGCGAACTACGCCGACCGGATCGGACGCTAG
- a CDS encoding ABC transporter ATP-binding protein, translating into MIRVEDLSVTYGDLRALADVSLDVADGEFVTVVGPSGCGKTTLLRTIGGLEEPTTGRVTVDGDPPEVAQSDARLGFVFQEHTLLPWKTAVENVTFLRRMAGKDPDPEGARDLLSTTGLDGFEDARPGELSGGMKQRVAIARAIHLGAEVLLMDEPFGELDEITRDEMSVEILRLWRENRKTVVFVTHSVPEAVFLGDRCIVVSGSSGADPAAGDDAPGRIVGEFDVDLPRPRDESVFGSEAFGTQVAEVRRALHDDA; encoded by the coding sequence ATGATTCGGGTCGAGGATCTGTCGGTCACCTACGGCGACCTCCGCGCGCTCGCCGACGTCTCCCTCGACGTCGCCGACGGCGAGTTCGTCACGGTCGTCGGCCCCTCGGGCTGTGGCAAGACCACGCTCCTTCGGACCATCGGCGGGCTGGAGGAGCCGACGACGGGCCGCGTCACCGTCGACGGCGACCCGCCCGAGGTCGCCCAGTCGGACGCCCGCCTCGGCTTCGTCTTCCAGGAGCACACCCTGTTGCCTTGGAAGACCGCCGTCGAGAACGTCACCTTCCTCCGGCGGATGGCGGGGAAGGACCCCGACCCCGAGGGCGCCCGCGACCTGCTCTCGACGACGGGGCTCGACGGCTTCGAGGACGCCCGCCCCGGCGAACTCTCCGGGGGCATGAAACAGCGGGTCGCCATCGCCCGCGCCATCCACCTCGGCGCCGAGGTGTTGCTCATGGACGAACCGTTCGGCGAACTCGACGAGATCACCCGCGACGAGATGAGCGTCGAGATCCTCCGCCTCTGGCGCGAGAACCGAAAGACCGTCGTGTTCGTCACCCACAGCGTCCCCGAGGCCGTCTTCCTCGGCGACCGCTGCATCGTGGTCTCGGGGTCGTCCGGCGCCGACCCGGCCGCCGGCGACGACGCGCCCGGTCGGATCGTCGGCGAGTTCGACGTCGACCTCCCGCGTCCCCGCGACGAGTCGGTGTTCGGCTCCGAGGCCTTCGGGACCCAGGTCGCCGAGGTGCGCCGGGCGCTCCACGACGACGCATGA
- a CDS encoding plastocyanin/azurin family copper-binding protein: MVSKQSNEFLSRRKFAATFSSVVLAGLAGCSGGNGGGGGEATATATATDTPEPTATATATATSTPAPEPDATISVGPGGSLQFEPANTAVSQGDTVEWVFDSGGHNVSGHPDAASDVELPEGAEPFASYDISGENVNHLSLNAAGTSYYHTFETTGDYTYVCVPHVASGMIGQLTVR; encoded by the coding sequence ATGGTCTCAAAGCAGTCGAACGAGTTCCTGTCGCGGCGGAAATTCGCAGCCACGTTCAGCAGTGTCGTTCTCGCCGGGCTCGCGGGCTGTTCCGGCGGCAACGGTGGCGGTGGCGGAGAGGCGACGGCGACGGCGACGGCGACCGACACCCCGGAACCGACGGCCACGGCGACGGCGACGGCCACGTCGACGCCGGCGCCGGAGCCGGACGCGACGATCTCCGTCGGTCCGGGTGGCAGCCTCCAGTTCGAACCGGCGAACACCGCGGTGTCACAGGGCGACACCGTCGAGTGGGTCTTCGACTCTGGCGGCCACAACGTCTCGGGACACCCCGACGCCGCGAGCGACGTCGAACTCCCGGAAGGTGCGGAGCCGTTCGCGAGCTACGACATCTCGGGCGAGAACGTCAACCACCTCTCGCTCAACGCGGCCGGAACGTCGTACTACCACACCTTCGAAACGACCGGCGACTACACCTACGTCTGTGTCCCCCACGTGGCGTCCGGGATGATCGGTCAACTCACGGTCCGATAA
- a CDS encoding pyrroloquinoline quinone-dependent dehydrogenase, with product MASIQEVDKAAQAAQNIEMVEVEDGYTLTNLPDESITHQFDIEQIPQRDVTQEDLHASAVDNPESWLMYGGNYQQQRYTSADVITPDNVENLQMEYLVQSGVASSMEGVPIVVPGDPPVMYQTNGPNHAKAINARTGETLWSYTYANPQGLLLCCDANNRGFAVYGDKVYMTTLDSGVVALNRYTGQEAWYKSTGDHEIGYSATWAPVVYEGQVITGSAGGEYGVSGFVAALDPESGDEIWRTNTTPPEEWAGDSHEHGAGTVWMTPTIDPDSGMIHAPVGNPGPDFDGTVRPGPNRYTIGTLTLSADDGSIQWHYGESPHDVWDYDSSATKIRVNDMEMGDETRDVVLSPGKTAWVYTMDAENGRLLERSEETTQHINMWKMIPHTDEDRRVAFVPGAHGGNDWQPPSYSHETGLMYMNQNNAPHEIFWEEAQYEAGQTYWGGGLNDWPDVTEPADWNGNLSAIVAVDPASGDVVWRDWISQEVTSDYLWGGSITTATGLMFTGTQNGNIIAYDGESGDRLWQFQLGAPICSSLSSWYDPGEGKQYVAVQVGGSGWLHGGRRGSTIAVFGLSEE from the coding sequence ATGGCTAGCATTCAGGAAGTAGACAAAGCGGCTCAGGCGGCACAGAACATCGAGATGGTGGAGGTCGAGGACGGGTACACGCTGACGAACCTGCCCGACGAGTCGATCACCCACCAGTTCGACATCGAGCAGATCCCCCAGCGAGACGTCACCCAGGAGGATCTCCACGCCTCGGCGGTCGACAACCCCGAGAGCTGGCTGATGTACGGCGGGAACTACCAGCAGCAGCGGTACACGTCCGCCGACGTGATCACGCCCGACAACGTCGAGAACCTCCAGATGGAGTATCTGGTACAGAGCGGCGTCGCCTCCAGCATGGAGGGCGTCCCCATCGTCGTCCCCGGGGATCCGCCGGTCATGTACCAGACCAACGGGCCGAACCACGCGAAGGCGATCAACGCCCGCACCGGCGAGACCCTCTGGAGTTACACGTACGCGAACCCGCAGGGGCTCCTACTCTGCTGTGACGCGAACAACCGTGGCTTCGCCGTCTACGGCGACAAGGTCTACATGACCACGCTCGACTCCGGTGTCGTGGCGCTCAACCGCTACACCGGCCAAGAGGCGTGGTACAAGTCGACCGGTGACCACGAGATCGGCTACTCCGCCACCTGGGCGCCCGTCGTCTACGAGGGCCAGGTCATCACCGGCTCCGCCGGCGGCGAGTACGGCGTCAGCGGGTTCGTCGCGGCGCTCGACCCCGAGAGCGGGGACGAGATCTGGCGAACCAACACGACGCCGCCCGAGGAGTGGGCCGGCGACTCCCACGAACACGGCGCCGGTACCGTGTGGATGACGCCGACCATCGATCCCGACAGCGGCATGATCCACGCGCCCGTCGGGAACCCCGGCCCGGACTTCGACGGCACGGTCCGTCCGGGTCCGAACCGCTACACCATCGGGACGCTGACCCTCAGCGCCGACGACGGGTCCATCCAGTGGCACTACGGCGAGTCCCCCCACGACGTGTGGGACTACGACTCCTCGGCGACCAAGATCCGCGTCAACGACATGGAGATGGGCGACGAGACGCGCGACGTCGTCCTCAGCCCCGGCAAGACCGCCTGGGTCTACACGATGGACGCCGAGAACGGTCGCCTGCTCGAGCGCTCCGAGGAGACGACCCAGCACATCAACATGTGGAAGATGATTCCACACACCGACGAGGACCGTCGGGTCGCCTTCGTGCCGGGCGCACACGGTGGCAACGACTGGCAGCCGCCGTCGTACAGCCACGAGACGGGCCTGATGTACATGAACCAGAACAACGCGCCTCACGAGATCTTCTGGGAGGAGGCGCAGTACGAGGCCGGCCAGACCTACTGGGGCGGCGGCCTCAACGACTGGCCCGACGTCACCGAACCGGCCGACTGGAACGGCAACCTCAGCGCCATCGTCGCCGTCGACCCGGCCTCGGGCGACGTCGTCTGGCGCGACTGGATCTCCCAGGAAGTCACCAGCGACTACCTCTGGGGCGGGTCGATCACGACCGCGACCGGCCTCATGTTCACCGGCACCCAGAACGGGAACATCATCGCCTACGACGGCGAGAGCGGTGACCGCCTCTGGCAGTTCCAGCTCGGCGCACCGATCTGCTCGTCGCTCTCCAGCTGGTACGACCCCGGCGAGGGCAAACAGTACGTCGCGGTCCAGGTCGGCGGCTCCGGCTGGCTCCACGGCGGTCGCCGTGGCTCCACCATCGCCGTCTTCGGCCTCAGCGAAGAGTAA